The following coding sequences are from one Diospyros lotus cultivar Yz01 chromosome 7, ASM1463336v1, whole genome shotgun sequence window:
- the LOC127806816 gene encoding pentatricopeptide repeat-containing protein At2g27610-like translates to MSFSRLLRLYGNTGSVLKGRTIHGKLITSGFRPDIYTNNHLLSLYLKSDLIDDARQVFARMPERNHITWTTLISWYSQIGFVEEALDSLRLMISVGFDLNQYNYVSAVSACARRGNSRAGKEIHARIYRSGEELNSFVSNSLVNLYGKCGLLESAQCVFDAIPEPNSVSWHSLLSGYCQCGENVKGLKIFLRSLEAGVRISEFSCVTVLSACAALEKLELGMQMHSHAIKGGIRMDQFVVTGLTNFYVKCGELDLAHQAFCEVNEPHLTTWTALILGYVQQGKGREAIDLFLILHSSGFRPNEITFSSVLGAFADAMEVEVGKELHCLIMKSGFYSFTHVGNAVVNFYSKSGFLNESWKTFEDMEARDIVSWNAMISGCVNCSHYGKAIELLNCMLCEGFEPNLYTYSSLLNICGDLPASEWGRQTHCRILKPGFDSAVVVGSALIDMYAKCGRLRDARKVFDNLHSKNLVSWNAMLVGYAQHGFGREALDIYDVMQKSGVKPNDITFIGVLSACGHAGLLEEGLQYFDSMKRDYGITPRRDHLACMVSLLARKGQTKRALDFIKHFPEVADKVVWRCLLSGCKTSKDLVLGQYAAEKILSIDPDDISALIMLSNIFAGEKMWNETAKMRRIMKEKALKKDPGYSWTELKNNVYSFSAGHNVDIHGCSVQKILNGLTAQLFDAGYVPAALLQFHHGKSVHQELLT, encoded by the coding sequence ATGTCATTCTCTCGGCTCTTGCGCTTATATGGAAACACAGGGTCCGTTCTCAAAGGCAGAACAATCCACGGCAAGCTTATCACATCTGGATTTCGTCCAGATATTTACACAAACAACCATTTGTTGTCGCTGTACCTGAAATCTGATCTTATTGATGATGCTCGTCAAGTGTTTGCCAGAATGCCTGAACGAAATCATATTACGTGGACAACTCTGATATCTTGGTATTCACAAATAGGTTTTGTGGAAGAAGCACtggattctcttaggctaatGATTTCCGTTGGTTTTGACCTGAATCAATACAATTATGTGAGCGCAGTGTCTGCTTGTGCTAGAAGAGGAAATTCCAGGGCTGGTAAAGAAATTCATGCAAGAATTTATAGGAGTGGGGAAGAATTAAACAGCTTTGTAAGCAACAGTTTGGTCAATTTGTATGGGAAATGTGGACTGTTGGAATCGGCTCAGTGTGTATTTGATGCCATTCCTGAGCCAAATTCAGTCTCTTGGCATTCCTTACTTTCAGGCTATTGCCAGTGTGGAGAAAATGTGAAGGGCCTGAAGATTTTCTTGAGGTCTTTGGAGGCAGGAGTAAGGATCAGTGAATTCTCTTGTGTGACTGTTTTAAGCGCTTGTGCTGCGCTAGAAAAATTGGAACTTGGTATGCAAATGCATTCACATGCCATAAAGGGTGGGATCAGAATGGATCAGTTTGTTGTGACTGGGTTAACAAACTTTTATGTTAAATGTGGTGAATTGGACTTAGCCCATCAAGCATTTTGTGAAGTAAATGAGCCGCATTTGACAACATGGACTGCATTAATACTAGGGTATGTTCAacaagggaagggaagggaagccATTGATCTTTTCCTTATTTTGCATTCTTCAGGTTTCAGACCAAATGAGATAACATTCTCATCTGTGCTTGGAGCATTTGCCGATGCAATGGAAGTTGAAGTTGGAAAAGAACTCCACTGTTTGATCATGAAATCGGGATTTTACTCATTTACACATGTGGGCAATGCAGTTGTGAACTTCTACTCAAAAAGTGGGTTTCTCAATGAATCTTGGAAGACTTTTGAAGACATGGAAGCACGTGATATTGTTTCTTGGAATGCCATGATATCTGGATGTGTAAATTGCAGTCACTATGGAAAAGCCATTGAGCTTTTGAATTGCATGTTATGTGAAGGATTTGAACCTAATCTTTACACATACTCGAGCCTTTTGAACATATGTGGTGATCTTCCAGCTTCTGAATGGGGCAGGCAAACCCATTGCCGCATCTTAAAACCTGGCTTTGATTCTGCTGTTGTGGTGGGAAGTGCCCTGATTGACATGTATGCTAAGTGTGGGCGCTTAAGGGATGCTCGGAAAGTTTTTGATAATCTGCATTCAAAGAACTTAGTTTCTTGGAATGCTATGCTTGTGGGGTATGCCCAACATGGATTTGGTAGGGAAGCTTTAGACATATATGATGTGATGCAGAAATCTGGGGTCAAGCCAAATGATATTACTTTTATAGGAGTGTTGTCTGCCTGTGGGCATGCAGGTCTTTTGGAGGAAGGATTGCAGTACTTTGATTCCATGAAAAGAGATTATGGAATCACCCCAAGAAGGGATCATTTAGCTTGTATGGTTAGTCTTTTAGCACGCAAAGGACAAACAAAAAGAGCTTTAGATTTCATAAAGCATTTCCCAGAAGTTGCAGATAAGGTGGTTTGGCGCTGTCTTTTGTCAGGATGCAAAACTAGCAAAGACTTAGTGCTAGGACAATATGCTGCTGAGAAAATTTTAAGCATTGATCCAGATGATATTTCAGCCCTTATAATGCTCTCAAATATATTTGCAGGGGAAAAGATGTGGAATGAAACAGCAAAAATGAGGAGGATTATGAAAGAGAAAGCATTAAAGAAGGATCCTGGATACAGTTGGACTGAGTTGAAAAACAATGTATATTCATTTAGCGCAGGACATAATGTGGATATTCATGGATGTAGTGtccaaaaaattttgaatggaTTGACTGCCCAGTTGTTTGATGCAGGATATGTGCCTGCTGCCTTGTTGCAATTCCATCATGGGAAGTCTGTACACCAGGAACTGTTGACATAG